ATATATTACTGTATTTGTTCTGATAAAAACATCCGAGCCCATTACAAGTTTAGATTTTCCTAAACCTTCTCCAAAAGGGGGATAACCCAACACAACACCGTTGTCTATTATTGACCTATCTCCAATAATAACTCCCGGGTAAATTCTTGCTTTGCTAATAGATTTATATTTCATCGTTTTTTAGAAATTAAATCGTAACGGAATGTATCTTCTGGACTCCATTCCTTATCTGAATAATTTAATAATGAAGCGTAGTTACTCAAAGATCGGAATGTATGCGCCGTATTAGACGCAACATATATTCTTTGATACTTATTATCGCACCCATTAATTATAAATTGTTTTCTCTTTTTCGTTTTAACATCTTCCAATGTAACTTCA
This portion of the Patescibacteria group bacterium genome encodes:
- a CDS encoding WxcM-like domain-containing protein, whose amino-acid sequence is MNLHIKDAFKYQDDRGDLVVFLQSKDLPKSKRIFGQIYFVTFKGKNVVRGNHYHKNWHEWFGVVDGVLEVTLEDVKTKKRKQFIINGCDNKYQRIYVASNTAHTFRSLSNYASLLNYSDKEWSPEDTFRYDLISKKR